Proteins from one Sarcophilus harrisii chromosome 2, mSarHar1.11, whole genome shotgun sequence genomic window:
- the CALM2 gene encoding calmodulin-2, producing MADQLTEEQIAEFKEAFSLFDKDGDGTITTKELGTVMRSLGQNPTEAELQDMINEVDADGNGTIDFPEFLTMMARKMKDTDSEEEIREAFRVFDKDGNGYISAAELRHVMTNLGEKLTDEEVDEMIREADIDGDGQVNYEEFVQMMTAK from the exons GCTGATCAGCTGACAGAAGAGCAGATTGCAG AATTCAAAGAAGCCTTTTCACTATTTGACAAGGATGGAGATGGTACTATAACAACAAAGGAATTGGGAACTGTAATGAGGTCACTTGGGCAGAACCCCACAGAAGCTGAATTACAGGATATGATTAATGAAGTAGATGCTGATG GTAATGGCACAATTGACTTTCCAGAATTTCTGACTATGATGGCAAGGAAAATGAAAGACACAGacagtgaagaagaaattagagaagcaTTCCGTGTGTTTGACAAG GATGGCAATGGTTATATTAGTGCAGCAGAACTTCGCCATGTGATGACAAACCTTGGAGAAAAGTTAACAGACGAAGAGGTTGATGAAATGATCAGGGAAGCAGATATTGATGGTGATGGTCAAGTAAACTATGAAG AGTTTGTACAAATGATGACAGCAAAGTGA